A window from Sebastes fasciatus isolate fSebFas1 chromosome 22, fSebFas1.pri, whole genome shotgun sequence encodes these proteins:
- the mrpl52 gene encoding large ribosomal subunit protein mL52 — protein MAATMRTLCCSVLRHSSRQFSTTCGAQAGQKWRKEHGLARSGTEYGPLTDLPDWSFADGRPAPLMKGQLRRKQEREDLARRIVMLNSEVDSGMEAWSEKQEAAKRTEEHKKSLLLKPKGKLLMKTKAKS, from the exons ATGGCAGCCACCATGAGGACGTTGTGTTGTTCAG TGTTGAGGCACTCCAGCAGGCAGTTCAGCACAACATGTGGAGCACAGGCTGGACAGAAGTGGAGGAAAGA ACATGGACTTGCCCGAAGTGGCACAGAATACGGCCCTCTGACAGACCTGCCTGATTGGTCGTTTGCAg ACGGGAGACCAGCACCTCTAATGAAGGGACAGCTGAGAAGAAAGCAAGAGAGGGAAGATTTAGCG AGACGCATCGTGATGCTGAACTCGGAGGTGGACTCAGGAATGGAGGCGTGGAGCGAAAAGCAAGAAGCGGCCAAAAGAACGGAGGAGCACAAAAAGTCTCTTTTACTCAAACCTAAAGGCAAATTGTTAATGAAGACAAAAGCTAAAAGTTAG